In Arachis hypogaea cultivar Tifrunner chromosome 2, arahy.Tifrunner.gnm2.J5K5, whole genome shotgun sequence, a genomic segment contains:
- the LOC112748707 gene encoding protein NRT1/ PTR FAMILY 5.6 isoform X2, whose amino-acid sequence MEKNTIDAKTAEIENNEMKWVHDSSVDYKGRVPLRDSTGSWKTSLFIIVFEFSERLSYFGVATSLVLYLTKIIHQDLKMAAKNVNYWIGVTTLMPLLGGFIADAYFSRYITIIISSIVYLMGLVLLSLSWFLPALRPCDHHNINNTCTKARRVHEVVFFIAMYLISFGTGGHKPSLQSFGADQFDDDHVSERRKKMSFFNWWSCGVCSGVILGVTLIVYVQDHVNWGVADIILIGVMAFSLIIFLLGRKSYRYRVPSGSPLTPMFQVLVAAISKRKLPYPSNPSELYEASNFQSCNGRFLCHTEKLKFLDKAAILESDDDGNIAKKQSPWKLATVTKVEEVKLIINMIPIWVFTLPFGICMAQTTTFFIKQGAIMDRKISNNFEIPPASIFALTATGMILSVAIYDQILVPLLKKLTANERGMNILQRIGTGMLFSIISMVVAALVERKRLKMVHLKMNVSWLVPQFLIVGFGDGFTLVGLQEYFYDQVPDSMRSLGIALYLSVIGAGSFLSSLIITIVDHVTSKIGKSWFGKDLNNSRLDKFYWMLAVMTTLNLFLFVFFARQYSYKNVQKVVV is encoded by the exons TGTTTGAATTTAGTGAGAGGTTAAGCTACTTTGGAGTAGCAACCAGCTTGGTCCTTTATCTTACAAAGATTATTCATCAAGACCTAAAAATGGCAGCTAAAAATGTGAACTATTGGATTGGTGTCACCACATTGATGCCGTTGTTGGGAGGATTCATAGCTGATGCATATTTCAGTCGCTACATTACTATCATTATATCATCCATTGTTTATCTCATG ggtttggttcttctttctctaTCATGGTTCTTGCCAGCATTAAGGCCATGTGATCATCATAACATTAATAACACATGCACCAAAGCTAGGAGGGTACATGAAGTAGTGTTCTTCATAGCCATGTACTTAATATCCTTTGGAACTGGAGGGCATAAACCTTCTTTACAAAGCTTTGGAGCTGATCAATTTGATGATGATCATGTTTCTGAAAGGAGGAAGAAAATGTCATTCTTTAATTGGTGGAGTTGTGGTGTTTGTAGTGGAGTCATTCTAGGAGTAACCCTAATTGTTTATGTACAAGATCATGTTAATTGGGGAGTTGCTGATATCATCCTCATAGGGGTTATGGCCTTTTCATTGATCATATTCTTGTTGGGAAGAAAATCTTATCGTTATAGGGTACCAAGTGGGAGCCCCTTGACACCAATGTTTCAAGTTCTAGTTGCAGCCATTTCCAAAAGAAAGCTTCCATATCCTTCCAATCCTAGTGAACTATATGAAGCTTCTAATTTTCAGAGTTGCAATGGAAGATTTCTATGCCACACAGAAAAACTCAA ATTTCTTGACAAGGCAGCTATCCTTGAAAGTGATGATGATGGAAACATAGCAAAGAAACAGAGTCCTTGGAAGCTTGCTACTGTAACCAAGGTTGAAGAGGTGAAGCTTATTATCAACATGATACCTATTTGGGTATTCACTTTACCATTTGGAATATGCATGGCACAAACAACCACTTTCTTTATCAAACAAGGTGCAATCATGGATAGAAAAATAAGCAATAACTTTGAGATCCCTCCAGCTTCAATTTTCGCCCTTACCGCCACCGGAATGATACTTTCCGTCGCAATTTATGACCAGATCCTTGTACCGTTGCTAAAAAAGCTGACGGCAAACGAAAGAGGAATGAACATCCTTCAGAGGATCGGTACCGGAATGCTCTTTTCAATCATTTCAATGGTGGTAGCAGCATTGGTTGAAAGAAAGAGACTTAAAATGGTTCACCTTAAAATGAATGTGTCTTGGTTGGTTCCACAATTTCTAATTGTTGGTTTTGGTGACGGTTTTACACTTGTAGGGTTGCAAGAATATTTCTATGACCAAGTTCCGGATTCAATGAGAAGCTTAGGGATAGCACTTTATCTTAGTGTAATTGGAGCTGGAAGTTTTCTTAGTAGTTTGATCATTACAATTGTTGATCATGTGACAAGCAAGATTGGAAAGAGTTGGTTTGGTAAGGACTTGAACAATAGTCGCTTGGACAAATTCTATTGGATGTTGGCGGTTATGACCACATTGAATTTGTTTCTGTTTGTCTTCTTTGCTAGACAATATTCCTATAAGAATGTTCAAAAGGTGGTGGTGTAA
- the LOC112748707 gene encoding protein NRT1/ PTR FAMILY 5.6 isoform X1: MEKNTIDAKTAEIENNEMKWVHDSSVDYKGRVPLRDSTGSWKTSLFIIVFEFSERLSYFGVATSLVLYLTKIIHQDLKMAAKNVNYWIGVTTLMPLLGGFIADAYFSRYITIIISSIVYLMFLMKIQGLVLLSLSWFLPALRPCDHHNINNTCTKARRVHEVVFFIAMYLISFGTGGHKPSLQSFGADQFDDDHVSERRKKMSFFNWWSCGVCSGVILGVTLIVYVQDHVNWGVADIILIGVMAFSLIIFLLGRKSYRYRVPSGSPLTPMFQVLVAAISKRKLPYPSNPSELYEASNFQSCNGRFLCHTEKLKFLDKAAILESDDDGNIAKKQSPWKLATVTKVEEVKLIINMIPIWVFTLPFGICMAQTTTFFIKQGAIMDRKISNNFEIPPASIFALTATGMILSVAIYDQILVPLLKKLTANERGMNILQRIGTGMLFSIISMVVAALVERKRLKMVHLKMNVSWLVPQFLIVGFGDGFTLVGLQEYFYDQVPDSMRSLGIALYLSVIGAGSFLSSLIITIVDHVTSKIGKSWFGKDLNNSRLDKFYWMLAVMTTLNLFLFVFFARQYSYKNVQKVVV, encoded by the exons TGTTTGAATTTAGTGAGAGGTTAAGCTACTTTGGAGTAGCAACCAGCTTGGTCCTTTATCTTACAAAGATTATTCATCAAGACCTAAAAATGGCAGCTAAAAATGTGAACTATTGGATTGGTGTCACCACATTGATGCCGTTGTTGGGAGGATTCATAGCTGATGCATATTTCAGTCGCTACATTACTATCATTATATCATCCATTGTTTATCTCATG TTTCTTATGAAAATACAgggtttggttcttctttctctaTCATGGTTCTTGCCAGCATTAAGGCCATGTGATCATCATAACATTAATAACACATGCACCAAAGCTAGGAGGGTACATGAAGTAGTGTTCTTCATAGCCATGTACTTAATATCCTTTGGAACTGGAGGGCATAAACCTTCTTTACAAAGCTTTGGAGCTGATCAATTTGATGATGATCATGTTTCTGAAAGGAGGAAGAAAATGTCATTCTTTAATTGGTGGAGTTGTGGTGTTTGTAGTGGAGTCATTCTAGGAGTAACCCTAATTGTTTATGTACAAGATCATGTTAATTGGGGAGTTGCTGATATCATCCTCATAGGGGTTATGGCCTTTTCATTGATCATATTCTTGTTGGGAAGAAAATCTTATCGTTATAGGGTACCAAGTGGGAGCCCCTTGACACCAATGTTTCAAGTTCTAGTTGCAGCCATTTCCAAAAGAAAGCTTCCATATCCTTCCAATCCTAGTGAACTATATGAAGCTTCTAATTTTCAGAGTTGCAATGGAAGATTTCTATGCCACACAGAAAAACTCAA ATTTCTTGACAAGGCAGCTATCCTTGAAAGTGATGATGATGGAAACATAGCAAAGAAACAGAGTCCTTGGAAGCTTGCTACTGTAACCAAGGTTGAAGAGGTGAAGCTTATTATCAACATGATACCTATTTGGGTATTCACTTTACCATTTGGAATATGCATGGCACAAACAACCACTTTCTTTATCAAACAAGGTGCAATCATGGATAGAAAAATAAGCAATAACTTTGAGATCCCTCCAGCTTCAATTTTCGCCCTTACCGCCACCGGAATGATACTTTCCGTCGCAATTTATGACCAGATCCTTGTACCGTTGCTAAAAAAGCTGACGGCAAACGAAAGAGGAATGAACATCCTTCAGAGGATCGGTACCGGAATGCTCTTTTCAATCATTTCAATGGTGGTAGCAGCATTGGTTGAAAGAAAGAGACTTAAAATGGTTCACCTTAAAATGAATGTGTCTTGGTTGGTTCCACAATTTCTAATTGTTGGTTTTGGTGACGGTTTTACACTTGTAGGGTTGCAAGAATATTTCTATGACCAAGTTCCGGATTCAATGAGAAGCTTAGGGATAGCACTTTATCTTAGTGTAATTGGAGCTGGAAGTTTTCTTAGTAGTTTGATCATTACAATTGTTGATCATGTGACAAGCAAGATTGGAAAGAGTTGGTTTGGTAAGGACTTGAACAATAGTCGCTTGGACAAATTCTATTGGATGTTGGCGGTTATGACCACATTGAATTTGTTTCTGTTTGTCTTCTTTGCTAGACAATATTCCTATAAGAATGTTCAAAAGGTGGTGGTGTAA